GTCCTTTACAACACGTATCATAAAAAAATAGCAAATACTATCTGCGCTGAAAATAGTATCTTCCGCAAAGCGTTTAGTGATATCGAGATTTAGCTAACTGAGAATGTTTAGGTTTCTGCGAGCACTAAAACATTTCCCACAGTTTTCACCTGCACTTAAATGCACCATGTTCAGCGCCAAACAGTCATGGTTCAGACCTTCAACTTTTagagaaaaaaacccacagaGATAAAAATTAGTTTAGCGAATAACTTACACTGAGCTTATATTTCCTACCATGTTTCGTAACAAAACTGCTTGGTTTTCAAGTTGCGTAAGCGAGACGTGTCTCTACTTTTGGAGTAAGTAAAGCGTCAATCAAGGAGCTAACAGCGCTTCCATTGACtgtctaaaggctgatttatggttccgcgttacaccaacgcagagcttacgcgcacattacggcgtaggctacgccgtcgatttaacgcggaaccataaatcaggcataATTAAGGCGACATGCTGCTTGTATTGTGTTTAAAGTAAAGTATAATCATTTTGAGCAGATTTCTCTGTAATGTACGAAAATATGTTCAGTGACTTTATACTTTTTGCAATACATGTAATGAAAAGTATTTGAAATAGACatacatttgtatttttatgtatatattttttttcaaattattattTAGAAACAATTTACTGGTTGGAAATGTACATTTTCAAATGAAGTGCTAACTAGAAAAAAAtgcatgttttattttggtaaaaaataagtaatgaaaaaaagtaaataaaggctaggcaagtttatttgtatagcacaattcaacacaaagtaattcaaagtgctttacatcaacattaaaagcggcaagacataattagatagtaaataacaaaaaaaatgataagaaaagaggtcaaataataaaaaacacaagttgttaaaaagtaagtgcAGTAGAATACagtaggtaagtatttaatttaagattagcttcagtaaacagtaatgttttaggcctgatttaaaggatctacagttgcagcagacctcaggtctacaggaagtttgttccaccggtgaggagcagaataactgaacgctgcctcaccttgcttggttctggttcttgggaaccacaacaaaccagatccagatgacttACTGTAAGTGGTCTGGGTGCTTTTCAAAGTAGAAATGATTAAAGGAATTACTTTTCCTGCAGtttatttgtaaatcaggtcAGTCAAGACAACTACTCCtacttactactactactactgtcatttatcagacgcttttatccaaagcgacttacatctgactccacaccatggagcaattaggcttaaggccttgctcagtgGTCCAAGGCGGTTCATCTTCGTtgctggggcttgaacctgggtcgtCCAGGCCACTAGACTACAACCCCCCCACTGCTCCCCACAACTCATTGTGTTATCTTTTGTTAGTTTTACTCGTGTATCTTGATAAAAGAACATACATGGATATGGCTCTCCAGACCGGTGGGACCTTTATTGCACAAGTGTTGGTAGATGGAGATGGATTGTTTTTGCCTGTTTCTTGCAGCATCGGAAGGAGGGACTCTCACAAGTTGGAGGACAGCAGATTACCTTTTCAGTGAGGACGCAACATGCCCAGATACTCTGAGGTGAGCATGAAAAACAAACTGAGAAATCATCATCCATTATAAAGCCATTTTCTACAATCCATTTAAGGCTATATACTCTGTTTTTAAGGATATTTGAGAGCAAAGATTACCTCGTGGACAAGGTGACAGTGTTTCACAGCTTGTTTCTGTCTGCGTGTGAAAAGAGGCAGAGTGTTAAATCGGTGTGCATCGGTCATTATGTGCTACCTCCAACTTCTGTGCAAGATGGTGAGGATTAGTGTATTTTTATTGACTTGCTAACTCCTGAACAGGTCTGAAAAGTTTTAAGATGATCTCTTAAATaaactgcttttttttgtttgtaatttttttgtctGGTAAATGCAGGACAGTTTTACTTCTCTCAGGATCCTAAAAGTTTTCaaaattatttgttatttttttggttaGTTTAACTTTTTGACATTACCTTGTGAGAAGGAAATTAACAGTTTGAATTACAACTAATTCTGTGTTTAACTATTATTTTAGAGGTGAGAAAAGTCGTTGGGAGGTTGATTTGGGAGGGTGAAGGTGAACAGTCATCTGCACAGGTAAAGACCCCAGGAAACCAAGTTTAAACAACGTAGATCCTGTAAATACCTGTGATTATTTTAACTggctttcccctttttttccacaGGATCGAAACATGAATTCATTGTGCCTTACAGACGATGAGCAGGCTGAAAAAGAAGTCAGCAGAAGCGAGTATGCTAACTTTCCTCcataaaaatttgaaactggatCTTAAAACAGTGCAGGATCCTGATTAAATCTCCATTTCTCTGTTGACAGTTTTGACTCATCTGATATAGACTCATCAGACTCAAGTGAAGTTCTCGTCTGTAATCATTTTAGAAACGCGGTTAACAACAGTTTCACAGGTGAAGGGTTTAACATGTTCTAGTATGATCCtgcctttttttaattgtttaacaTGTTGTGACAGCTGTTTTTCAAAAAGACATTGCATTCTGTGTTAAGTGAACCCTTTTTTAATAGATATCATGATTCAGATGTTTAACCTGAGAGAACCACATTTCAAAAATGATGTAACAGCGTGAGCATTTCCAGAGTAAAAATGGGAAG
This genomic interval from Cololabis saira isolate AMF1-May2022 chromosome 2, fColSai1.1, whole genome shotgun sequence contains the following:
- the terb2 gene encoding telomere repeats-binding bouquet formation protein 2, which encodes MFRNKTAWFSSCVSETCLYFWTSEGGTLTSWRTADYLFSEDATCPDTLRIFESKDYLVDKVTVFHSLFLSACEKRQSVKSVCIGHYVLPPTSVQDEVRKVVGRLIWEGEGEQSSAQDRNMNSLCLTDDEQAEKEVSRSDFDSSDIDSSDSSEVLVCNHFRNAVNNSFTGYVSMDNLQKYSGDLCDIHRRDFKCSTCKGLICCVEA